A stretch of DNA from Cheilinus undulatus linkage group 7, ASM1832078v1, whole genome shotgun sequence:
GATATGGTACAAACTTCATTTAGCAACGCGTATGAGTTAGGAACATAGCGGTTAGGAACCAAACCTAAGACTGTACCATAATTTCTTAATTATGACATCACATTGAACGTTCTCATAAAATTTAGAAAAGTACCACCAGggaaagatggaaaaagatTAAGTTAAGAACTACACCAAAGATTGATTTTATTGAGCCTCTTTGGACAATGAACTTGTTACACTATTATAGGCTATATATCTTAGATTATCATATCTTTGAGACAGGTGAGCCCAAACTATAGCaaggggccaaatgcagcctaCAGTCCATTTCTGATTGGTCCACAGCAAATTCTAGACAACTGGAAAATGgtccacattagaacatgaagcttgtgtttgactgtttttcttagtttcagcacaaggtggTGTTATTGTGTTGATTCTGTAAAATCCATTTGGATGAGaatttatttgtgctttttggGTGACaaaattgagacaacactgtacatGGTTAACATATTGACAAACAAAAATTCTAACggtattttcattttaacaccataatggattacagcagcaaggAGCAGTCCCATAGCATTCAGAGGTTGGAGCCAGTGGTGGCCAGGGATGAGCAGGGTCTGCTGAAATCTAACTGGCCTCcataaatccttaaaatgattggctacTTGTCTTATCAGCCATTAATTTGCCATTCAAACAAACTCAACCActaaacatattttaatctaCATTAGGTTGGTTTTATGGATTTTGATACCCTCAAAGAAAGGAAAGTCGCCCATCacccttatatatttctgtgtgtggccCTCAGAGGAAAAGTTTCCTTTTATTAAACTATGTTTTAATTAATTACTATACTCACTTACCAACTGTTTGCCATTCTCCTTAATATCGTATAACTGACCTCAATGGCTACTGTTTAGATGTTAACCTCACAAGATGTTCTGTACAATATCATTTCCTTGTAGGCCAAAGCTGTCTCCaaagttttgaagttttttggttGCATATGGTAATTGGTTAATGGACTTGAACTTGTACAGTGTTTTTCTAATCATCCGACCGCTCAAAGTGCAAgtcactttaacccattcacatcacattcacacactgatggacaAGGCTTCTGTGGGCTCCCAAATGCACCCATTTGCTGCTGGCATTGCAGCAGGAGCACGGGGTTCAGAGTCTCGCTCAAGGACACTTTGACCTGTTCCTGCAGGAGCTGCAGATAACCACAGATGTTCAGGTTAAGAGACAACAACCTCGTTCATAGTTCTAAGTTTTCTACAACAAAATGCCCATGAGTATTTCAAATCATTTCACTTATTTATGTTAGTTAAAACTATTGTTTTAAGTTAGCTCAACAGTCTGGACTATAAGTTAGCATTTAAAGCTAGATTTTTATCAACAATGAAGCtcattttcttcacatttcttACAGTGATGTTTTAAGTGTAAACTTGGTAAGGGTTGAAAACAACCGCCTTGGCTGCTCAATAAATGGGGGGGTAATAAAAAGGCACCTCGGTGTCCTAAAGACAAGTAAGGGACCAGTACCAAGAGGGAGGAAATATGAGACTGAAAATGTTTCTATCATAAGTTTAATTAATAGGACATGCTTTTGGTAAGTGAGAGTGATTTAACTACCATACAGTGTATTTCAGTActtgaaaagtgctttataaataaaatgtattattgttgttattagtTTTTGATTATTATAAACATAACTTGAAtacaattttcaaaaaacaaaaaaatttcattAAACATCTATCAGCCCATTTCAATAATAATTATGTtagcatttttattcaattttcatCTTCTAAACTAAGTTTTACTTTTACAGGGTAGCAtggtttcttctcttttttagGTGtatcaattaattaattttatttgatttttcaatAAAGAATAAATGATGGTTTACTTTGGGAGCATTgtgtttaaccccttaaagcttGTTGTAACTTATTTGATACATACCTCTTATGATacttctatctaatcaatatgatcaataaattaccaaaaagaaaaatctgaataCCATctgaaatatgataaaaatgccctcaagtagATTATCAGTGACCAAGTCATGACAggatgacattttcaaaaaaggcTAGAGCACTAATGTTTACACTAGTGAAAAGACGGATACACTTAACTTTAGTAGggtgggtaaaaaaaaaaaaaaaaaggttgcaaTAATTACTTTCAACACGTTAACAGAAAAAGTGTAGTCACCTTAAATAAGTTGagacttttatcttttttttaataactgaaatAAACTCTCATGACACTTTGATTCTACTATGGAGCTGTTATATAACAAActattaataaatacatttgagtATTATACATTTGAATAATAGTTAATTTATTCCATGAGAACTTTTGAAGGACTTGTTCATAAATaaatttattgtattttgtttaaatgggtgttagaaataaaacaaaatacaccAACGTAaacttttacaaaataaaatttgaatatgttcaaaaaatgttgctttaacTTGTTTATAATGTAATAGAATACAGTTAGGTTCTACTAGTACACACAGATAGTGACATGATTAAATCATGGTATGTTGAAATACATTTAAGCTAACAGTTAGTGTGGTTCAGAGAATTATTGATTAAGCAAACTTGACACTTGAATTGCAGTCCTGTGAAGCTGCAATACTCTAAAACGTGGCAGTAATAGTGATAGAAAGTAGGCCAATGGTAGCTATTGTCAGGTGTAAAAGCAGATGATACATAATTATGGTCTGTTTAATTCCcatttctatcattttaaatattcGTTTTTTTAACCTATAGAGGTCCACtggcttttttgccattttatttttattttttaaattgttatttaaaacaatacattgtaattttcaaaaagaaattacaacatgctgaaattctaaaaaaaaaaaaaataccagtgccagtcctgtacagcatggtccactgcctcctatgtgtaaaattaattttatatcaaattaaaatgatcatatttcctgttttacttagtctattgacatcaaacaaaaaactgaaagaaagatCATGCTTTCCACACGAAGTGATgacaatgcaaaatgtggctttgttctTATGCTGTCATGTAACAAAGTAGTATTAAACATGGTCATGTGTCAcctttttttactgaaatctcATTCAATACATTTCTGAACATTTATCAAAGTATGACATAGCACATTAGATTCTATCTGTAGAGTACCAATTACCCTTGTAGTGTACgattttaacaatttaaatttactttaagCATGATCTCGAATATGCTGTTATTTTGTTCTTCGTGCATTTGTTCTCTGTGGTGTACAGAGTGTGTTATACTCAATTTCATTCCAAGTACATTTACAATGTAGGAAAGTAAATTTGTATAAAATACTGGGAGGGCACATTATCTTAATTTTACTATAAGTGCATGTCTAGCTCATCATATGAGAAAGTACATATGTAATAATATATTTATTGGGGATTTATCTGAGCATACCTTAAATATTCTCATTTTACTAACTACCCTGAACATTGAGATTTTGTGCTACTTTAGTGCATCCATCAGTCCACGCATGATCTATACTGATTGACGTGTGTGGGGTCGCAGAGGCTGAAGACCATTGGGGGAGAGGCTGGGTTCTCCCTAGACTGCTCACCAGTTTATCAGGACAATTTTAGTAAAACAAAAGGATACATAGTACAAAATACGGTGCTCCATTTTCATACACTTTACATATAGTAACGTCTGATCTCTTACCACTTTAGTACACTAACATTTAGTATACttattgttcagtttttttaactCTGGTATTCAACCTAAGccctaaatatttttaaactagTGCAATGTAAATTCAATTTTCAAAAGGTAGGCTTTGCAAGAATACCATCAAACATTAAATGACTTGCTTTCAACAGTTTAAGTATGGTGCCAGATTGAAGAGAAAAATAGGTTTGGGTTTGTGACATGAGGTTGTTGGTGCCAGCCTGATGTCAGGTTAAGATAACTGTGTCCACACTTCAATCTGTTTGCCTTGTCAGCATGTCCAGGGCATGGTAACATTAATGACAGGGTAACCTGATATTAGGttaattattcatttttctgtgaaaacagCCAGTTTAAAGCTTTATAAGCAGGGACCTGGTTGGAATAATTTTACAACCACCAGCCATGAAGGTGCTTGTGCTAGCTCTCACTGTGGCCTTTGTGGGTAAGTAATACTTCATggtttttggcaaaaaaaaaaaaaaggattgacTTCAAAATGATTTTACTTATTGGAAAATTAAAGAGCTGCACTTTGAAGTCTGTAAATACAGGGTTAACTACTTTATATTTCAATGTAATATGAGGAAAATAAATTGTAATTTCATAGAACAGATACTGGACTTGCTAACAATCTCTGATAAATTTCTTAGATCATACCCAAAACGACAGTACAATAcatttcaaaaggaaaaaaatatgtcaGACAGtgtaatattttgtttttttttgccacgaAGAAAGAATGTTTTTTGTTCCACAAATACCttgttaatgataataatataataataatcataaataaCAAAATTATATTTCTTACTATTGCAGCCGGGTACCAGGTCAGCTTTGGTAAgttgtctttttatttcaacaaaaaacagaCTATGCaagttgctttaaaaaaaaaaaaaaaaccttaaaactatgtttacaacatttttagttttcagtttTGAACTTTCTTTATAATGCACTCATGCACTTGTCTGTTTTAATGTCCATCTCCTTAGTCCCAGAGTTTGCTACTGGAAAGACCTATGTGTACAAATATGAAGCTGTGCTCATGGGCGGTCTTCCTGAGGAGGGTCTGGCACGTGCTGGAGTGAAAATCCAGAGCAAAGTTTTAATCAGTGTAGAAGCTGCAGACACCTTCATTTTAAAGGTAAGGCCCCTTAATGTAGAATACAGTTTAATATGACCACCTACGGGTGACCTAGTACGATTCTTCATAAGGTTTATGAACAGCTCTACCACAATATTCACAGAGTTCCTCTTTTTTAGCTTTTAGACCCTGAAATCTTTGAGTACAGCGGCATCTGGCCCAAGGATGCTTTCATCCCAGCCAGCAAGCTCACCACCGCCTTGGCTGCTCAGCTCTTAACTCCCATCAAGTTTGAGTATACCAGCGGTGTTGTCAGCAAGGTGTTTGCACCTGCTGGTGTCTCTGAAACTGTCCTGAACATCTACAGGGGAATCCTCAACATCTTCCAGCTGAACATCAAGAAGACTCAGAACGTCTATGAGCTGCAAGAGGTACAAATAGCTTCCCCAACTGTTCAAATGGTGCAAACCTGGACTAGAAAACAGTTATTTGATAGTGCAAATACTGTAtctttattttgtcaaataGCCTGGAGCTCAGGGTGTGTGCAAGACCCACTATGTCATCAGTGAGGACACAAAGGCCGACCGCATCATGCTGACCAAGACCAAGGACCTGAGCCAATGCCAGGAGAGAATAATTAAGGACATTGGCTTGGTTTACACCGAGAAATGTGTTGAGTGTGAAGCTGTAAGTAAAATTTCTGTCTTTATACTTGCCCTTCACACACCTCCCTCTAAGACCAGACTGCTGTGATGATAATGTTGGTCTCGTCAATGCAGAGAGGAAAGGCCATGAAGGGAACTGCCGCTTTTAGCTACATCATGAAGCCGGCAGCCACAGGTGCCCTTATCTTGGAGGCAACTGCTACAGAGCTCATCCAGTTCTCACCTTTCAACATTCTGAACGGTGCAGCCCAGATGGAGGCCAAGTATgtggtttaatttttaaaaaagactgtAACAGCAGTGTTTGGAGATGATGCATAATGATAATTACCTTCTGTTGTTTCACAGACAAGTCCTGACCTTCCTGGAGATTGAGAAGACCCCACTGGAGCCCATCAGAGCTGACTATCTGCACCGTGGATCCCTGCAGTACGAGTTTGGCAGTGAGCTTCTTCAGACACCCATCCAGCTTCTGAGGATCAGCAACACCGAGGCTCAGGTACTCTTGGAAATGTTTCCTCTCCACAGATCTCTGTAAAATGCATACTGAAGCAGCAAACTTTAACAAGTAAAATACTTTTGTTCCTGACAGATTGTTGAGATTCTCAACCACATTGTGACCAACAATGTGGCCAAGGTCCACGAAGATGCCCCTCTGAAGTTCATTGAGCTCATCCAGCTCATGCGTGTGGCCAGATATGAGATCATTGAGGCCCTCTGGACTCAGTTCAAAGCAAGACCTGACTACAGGTGACTGCAATGTTCCTAACGTGCTGTGAAAAGCATGCTGTGGATACATACTAAAAGGTATTTTCTCTTTTAAGACACTGGATCCTGAATGCAATCCCTGCCATTGGTTCTCATGCTGCTCTCAAGTTCTTCAAGGAGAAGTTCATGGTTGATGAGCTGACGATGGTGGAAGCTGCTCAAGTCCTCCTGTCATCTGTGCACATGGTGACCGCTGATCTGGAGGCCATCAGGCTTATTGAGGCAAGTAGATTCTAAAGATTTCTTTGGCAACTGTAATTATGTCAAAACTTGGAGTAAGTAATAGCTTACTTTCACCACTCTTTAGGAGCTGGCTGCGGAGCGCAAGATCCTGGAAAACCCAGTTCTGCGTGAGATTGTCATGCTGGGCTATGGTACCCTGGTTGCTAAATACTGTACAGAGCACCCAACCTGTCCTGCTGAGCTTGTGAGGGTATGTATCAACTGTTTGTTGGTTCTGTTACTTAAACTTGGTTACAGATTCaaaaattaatgttttctgTCCTTTCAACAGCCCATCCATGAACTTGTTGTCCAGGCTGTTGCCAGAGGAGAAACTGAGGAacttgttcttgctctcaaagtTATGGGTAACGCTGGACACCCTGCCAGCCTTAAGCCAATCATGAAGCTCCTGCCCGGCTTTGGCAGCGCTGCCACTAGTCTGCCCCACAGAGTTCACATTGATGCTGTTCTGGCCCTGAGGAACATTGCCAAGAAGGAGCCCAAGATGGTAAGACCACAGAGATACCTTCCTTTACTACAAGTGAATACACTTAAGAGCTCTTTCAATGACAACTTTCTTCTTTATAAAATAGATCCAAGAAACCGCTGTTCAGCTGTTCATGGACAAGGCCCTCCATCCAGAGCTGCGTATGGTTGCTGCAATTGTGCTGTTTGAGACCAAGCTTCCCATGGGTCTGGTCACTACTCTGGCTGATGCCCTCCTGACAGAAACAAATCTGCAGGTCGCTAGCTTTGTCTACTCCTACATGAAGGCCATGACCAAAAGCACTGCCCCTGACCTTGCCTCTGTGTAAGAACTCtattcatttttccttttgcaggtcattatttttcatgtaaCTGCTTTAGATTTTATATTACAATGTCCTCTCTTCAGTGCTGCCTCCTGTAATGTTGCTGTGAAGATCTTGAGCCCAAAATACGACAGACTGTGCTACCACTTCAGCAAAGGGCTCTACTTTGATGCCTACCACAGTAAGAGCATTAGAAAACAATACTTTTGATCAAAAATTTTATGTCAAATCATCATATTTCACAATTCTTTAAATTGCAGGCCCTTGGATGATGGGTGCTGCTGCCAGCGCCTTCTACATCAACAATgctgccactgttttgccaagAGGTGTTCTGGCCAAAGCTCGTACCTACTTCGCAGGAGCTTATGCTGACGTGTTTGAGGTGTGGCAGTAATGTCTGTCATAGCTGCTTAACACAATGGAGGCATCTTACAtttcttttgaaatttaaaaccatcaaatgaaacatgttttctttttgtttagcTCGGTGTGAGAACCGAGGGAATCCAGGAGGCTCTCCTGAAACATCGCCAGGCTAATGAGGACACTGACAGGGTCACCAAGATGAGACAAGTTATGAGGGCTGTAAGTTCAAGATCATTGATAATTTTCTTTCGTCCACTATTGATTTTTTATCCCATATGGGGATGTAaggggctgacatacagagaaaaGCAAATAGTTACTCTCTCACACACCTGTGGGACCAAAGAAAATCCATGTATGCAAGGAGAAAGCATGCAAACTCCACTAGGACAGACCTTGTCTGAAGCAGATTTGAACCAGAAAACTAAACATTTCATAGTCTAATGTTTCTTTGCGTTTCATGGAAgtttaaatgttgaatttatTGGGGGTTTTTTTCTTACAAAGATTTCTGAATGGAGGGCTCATCCTTCAAGCCAGCCCCTGGCCTCTGTGTATGTGAAATTCTTCGGACAGGAAATTGCATTTGCCAACATCGACAAAGCAATTGTTGACCAGATCATTGAGGTACAGCATAATGCAGAGGAAAATAGCCAAGCCATTATTGCATTTTGAATTTAGCATCTGATATCTCATTAACTTTTTATCTTTGCAGCTTGTCAGTGGACCAGCTATTCACACACAAGGAAGGAAAGTTCTGGATGGTCTGCTGTCTGGTTTTGCGCTGCATCATGCTAAACCACTTCTGGTTGCTGAGGTGCGTCGCATCCTTCCCACCACTGTTGGTCTGCCTATGGAGCTTAGTTTCTACACTGCTGCAGTGGCTGCTGCTTCGGTTGAATGTAAGTTCCACTGATGTAGCTTTACCTAGAATcctttgagggtttttttccccttgtggTTCTAAAAACCTGTTGCTTTTTATAGTCCAAGCTGATGTGACACCACCTCTGCCTGAGAACTTCCATGCTGCTCAACTTTTGAAGTCTGATATCAACATGAGGGCTGCCATTGTTCCAAGGTGACCTAAAAAGGTTCTTCTTCTCACCAGTTTATCAAAAAGTTATGTTTTTGGTTATAACCTGTAAagttgatgttttcttttcttttcagtgtTTCCATGCATACCTACGCAGTTATGGGAGTAAACACAGCTTTCATCCAGGCTGCTCTGCTATCAAGAGCCAGAGTCCACACAATTGTTCCTGCCAAGATGGAAGCAAGAATTGACATGATtaagggcaacttcaagcttcAGCTGCTGCCTGTTCAAGGAATCGATAAGATTGCATCTGCACTGTATGTGTCTATACCTGTACACAGATAAAAAGCACCATCTTCTTTTAAGATGCTTTGTTAAACTGTCTTtcttttctccaacagtgttGAGACTTTCGCTGTTGCAAGAAATGTGGAAGACCTCGCAGCTGCCAAATTCACACCTGTGATTCCAGCTGAACTTTCAGCACAGCTGTCAAGAGAGACCTCCAGGATGATATCTTCTCTGGCTGGTGACGTGGTGGGTTTGGCTTTCTGACAAGGTTTCTGTGCTAACACAAACATCTTGCCCTTCAAAATAATGTGGTGActtctactgtttttttttttgtttgtttgtttttacagtctgcATCTTCTGAAATTCTTCTCTTTGACCTGCATGAAAAAATTCCCAGCAAACTGAAACTACCCAAGGCTTTCGAGAAGAAAATGTGTGCCGCAATTGAAACCTTTGGAATCAAGGCATGCACTGAGATTGAATCTCGTAATGCTGCTTTCATCAAAGACTGCCCACTCTACGCCATTATTGGAAAACATGCCGTCTTTGTTGAGGTTGCTCCAGGCAAGTGACAAAGATGGCATTAACGGATCATTagcaaaatgtttcaaaaatataatgtattgttttatttatctatgcGGTTGCAGCTGCTGGACCAGCCATTGAGAAGATTGAAATTGAGGTTCAGGTTGGAgataaagcagcagaaaagatCATCAAAGTGATTAACCTgagtgaagaagaggaagtcCTGGAGGACAAGAATGTCTTGCTGAAACTTAAGAAAATCCTGGTTCCTGGTCTGAAGAATGCCACAGCCTCCAGCTCAAGCTCCAGCAGCTCTCGGTCTGTCAGCTCTTCCTCCAGCAGCCGCTCCCGTTCCAGGAGCTCCCGTTcaagcctctcctcctctgtttcaTCCAAGTCCTCCTCTAGCTCTTCGTCTCGCCCTAAGAGCAAGACAGTCGACCTTGTGGCTCCCACCAGCAAGACACCAAAGAGAGTGCAGAGCAGCTCCAGCAGTTCCTCTAGAAGCTCCTCTAGCAGTCGATCAAGCCGTCGCTCAAGCAGCTCCTCCAGCGTCAGCTCAAGAAGCTCCTCTAGCAGCCGTTCCCTCAGCTCCAGCTCCAGCTCCTCAAGATCCAGCTCCCTGTCCAAGGTGAGACAACTTTATCTTTGAAGGAAAGAGTAGAACCGAAAAGGAAGTGTGGGAAATAATTCATTCTGTTTCCTATTGCAGCAACAACTGTTTGAGATGGCATTTACCAAGAACCACATCCACCAGGTAATTTGCTGGTTGAAGTGTTTTGGACTCTAATATCATGTACTTGGTTCTGGGAAGCtaaatgtgttgtgtttttgtttgcagcatGCCCTCTCCACAGCTCGCACCAACAGCAAGAGCAGTGCTTACAGCTTTGAAAGCATCTACAATAAGGTAAGCCATCCAACCAAACCATTTAGATTTTCTTGAATccaatgggaaaaaaaaatccagagttTCAATAACACTTCAACTTCACCAATCTTTAATTAATCCTCCCACTTTCAGGCCAAGTACCTCGCAAGTGAAGTCTCTCCAGCTGTGACCATCCTTGTCCGTGCTGTGAGAGTTGATCACAAGCCTCAGGGATACCAGATCGCAGCTTACTTTGACAGAGCAACCGCCAGACTTCAgcttatttttgccaacttGGCCGAGGAGGACCACTACAGAATCTGCGCTGATGGCGTGATGCTGAGCCACCACAAGCTAATGGTACATACTTTAATTTACTTATTTGAACTGAGCTGAAAAAGGATGTGAGAAATGTGTCTTGTTTAGGGTTTCAATGTTGGTTTTATTCTTTCTTAGGCCAAGATTGCATGGGGTATTGAGTGCAAAGAGTACGAGACTGAGATCACAGCTGAGACTGGAGTTGTCGGTAAAGAGC
This window harbors:
- the LOC121512090 gene encoding vitellogenin-2-like isoform X1; protein product: MKVLVLALTVAFAVLMSISLVPEFATGKTYVYKYEAVLMGGLPEEGLARAGVKIQSKVLISVEAADTFILKLLDPEIFEYSGIWPKDAFIPASKLTTALAAQLLTPIKFEYTSGVVSKVFAPAGVSETVLNIYRGILNIFQLNIKKTQNVYELQEPGAQGVCKTHYVISEDTKADRIMLTKTKDLSQCQERIIKDIGLVYTEKCVECEARGKAMKGTAAFSYIMKPAATGALILEATATELIQFSPFNILNGAAQMEAKQVLTFLEIEKTPLEPIRADYLHRGSLQYEFGSELLQTPIQLLRISNTEAQIVEILNHIVTNNVAKVHEDAPLKFIELIQLMRVARYEIIEALWTQFKARPDYRHWILNAIPAIGSHAALKFFKEKFMVDELTMVEAAQVLLSSVHMVTADLEAIRLIEELAAERKILENPVLREIVMLGYGTLVAKYCTEHPTCPAELVRPIHELVVQAVARGETEELVLALKVMGNAGHPASLKPIMKLLPGFGSAATSLPHRVHIDAVLALRNIAKKEPKMIQETAVQLFMDKALHPELRMVAAIVLFETKLPMGLVTTLADALLTETNLQVASFVYSYMKAMTKSTAPDLASVAASCNVAVKILSPKYDRLCYHFSKGLYFDAYHSPWMMGAAASAFYINNAATVLPRGVLAKARTYFAGAYADVFELGVRTEGIQEALLKHRQANEDTDRVTKMRQVMRAISEWRAHPSSQPLASVYVKFFGQEIAFANIDKAIVDQIIELVSGPAIHTQGRKVLDGLLSGFALHHAKPLLVAEVRRILPTTVGLPMELSFYTAAVAAASVEFQADVTPPLPENFHAAQLLKSDINMRAAIVPSVSMHTYAVMGVNTAFIQAALLSRARVHTIVPAKMEARIDMIKGNFKLQLLPVQGIDKIASALVETFAVARNVEDLAAAKFTPVIPAELSAQLSRETSRMISSLAGDVSASSEILLFDLHEKIPSKLKLPKAFEKKMCAAIETFGIKACTEIESRNAAFIKDCPLYAIIGKHAVFVEVAPAAGPAIEKIEIEVQVGDKAAEKIIKVINLSEEEEVLEDKNVLLKLKKILVPGLKNATASSSSSSSSRSVSSSSSSRSRSRSSRSSLSSSVSSKSSSSSSSRPKSKTVDLVAPTSKTPKRVQSSSSSSSRSSSSSRSSRRSSSSSSVSSRSSSSSRSLSSSSSSSRSSSLSKQQLFEMAFTKNHIHQHALSTARTNSKSSAYSFESIYNKAKYLASEVSPAVTILVRAVRVDHKPQGYQIAAYFDRATARLQLIFANLAEEDHYRICADGVMLSHHKLMAKIAWGIECKEYETEITAETGVVGKEPAFRLKLTWDKLPKSMKRYAQELSEYISRIAKEFEINLAKVKNVRKEVKLSVAVATETSVNIVLKTPKRTMYKLGLSLPISLPFGQTAAELRAYQDNWADKISYMITKAHAAECTMVNNRLVTFNNRKYKNEMPHSCYQVLAQDCTSELKFIVLLKRDHTQEQNLISVKVANIDVDMYPKDNAVMVKVNGVEIPISSLPYMHPEAKIQIIQRGEGLALHAPSHGLQEVYFDLNTWKVKVVDWMRGQTCGLCGKADSEIKQEYRTPNKRQTKNALSYAHSWTIPAQSCRDASECYMKLESVKLEKHVMLHGEESKCYSAEPVLRCLPGCMPVRTTNVTVGYHCLPVDTNLSRSEAMRGIFEKSIDLRETAEAHLACRCTPQCA
- the LOC121512090 gene encoding vitellogenin-2-like isoform X7; the encoded protein is MKVLVLALTVALSVLMSISLVPEFATGKTYVYKYEAVLMGGLPEEGLARAGVKIQSKVLISVEAADTFILKLLDPEIFEYSGIWPKDAFIPASKLTTALAAQLLTPIKFEYTSGVVSKVFAPAGVSETVLNIYRGILNIFQLNIKKTQNVYELQEPGAQGVCKTHYVISEDTKADRIMLTKTKDLSQCQERIIKDIGLVYTEKCVECEARGKAMKGTAAFSYIMKPAATGALILEATATELIQFSPFNILNGAAQMEAKQVLTFLEIEKTPLEPIRADYLHRGSLQYEFGSELLQTPIQLLRISNTEAQIVEILNHIVTNNVAKVHEDAPLKFIELIQLMRVARYEIIEALWTQFKARPDYRHWILNAIPAIGSHAALKFFKEKFMVDELTMVEAAQVLLSSVHMVTADLEAIRLIEELAAERKILENPVLREIVMLGYGTLVAKYCTEHPTCPAELVRPIHELVVQAVARGETEELVLALKVMGNAGHPASLKPIMKLLPGFGSAATSLPHRVHIDAVLALRNIAKKEPKMIQETAVQLFMDKALHPELRMVAAIVLFETKLPMGLVTTLADALLTETNLQVASFVYSYMKAMTKSTAPDLASVAASCNVAVKILSPKYDRLCYHFSKGLYFDAYHSPWMMGAAASAFYINNAATVLPRGVLAKARTYFAGAYADVFELGVRTEGIQEALLKHRQANEDTDRVTKMRQVMRAISEWRAHPSSQPLASVYVKFFGQEIAFANIDKAIVDQIIELVSGPAIHTQGRKVLDGLLSGFALHHAKPLLVAEVRRILPTTVGLPMELSFYTAAVAAASVEFQADVTPPLPENFHAAQLLKSDINMRAAIVPSVSMHTYAVMGVNTAFIQAALLSRARVHTIVPAKMEARIDMIKGNFKLQLLPVQGIDKIASALVETFAVARNVEDLAAAKFTPVIPAELSAQLSRETSRMISSLAGDVSASSEILLFDLHEKIPSKLKLPKAFEKKMCAAIETFGIKACTEIESRNAAFIKDCPLYAIIGKHAVFVEVAPAAGPAIEKIEIEVQVGDKAAEKIIKVINLSEEEEVLEDKNVLLKLKKILVPGLKNATASSSSSSSSRSVSSSSSSRSRSRSSRSSLSSSVSSKSSSSSSSRSSRRSSSSSSQQLFEMAFTKNHIHQHALSTARTNSKSSAYSFESIYNKAKYLASEVSPAVTILVRAVRVDHKPQGYQIAAYFDRATARLQLIFANLAEEDHYRICADGVMLSHHKLMAKIAWGIECKEYETEITAETGVVGKEPAFRLKLTWDKLPKSMKRYAQELSEYISRIAKEFEINLAKVKNVRKEVKLSVAVATETSVNIVLKTPKRTMYKLGLSLPISLPFGQTAAELRAYQDNWADKISYMITKAHAAECTMVNNRLVTFNNRKYKNEMPHSCYQVLAQDCTSELKFIVLLKRDHTQEQNLISVKVANIDVDMYPKDNAVMVKVNGVEIPISSLPYMHPEAKIQIIQRGEGLALHAPSHGLQEVYFDLNTWKVKVVDWMRGQTCGLCGKADSEIKQEYRTPNKRQTKNALSYAHSWTIPAQSCRDASECYMKLESVKLEKHVMLHGEESKCYSAEPVLRCLPGCMPVRTTNVTVGYHCLPVDTNLSRSEAMRGIFEKSIDLRETAEAHLACRCTPQCA